CGGACCCGCCCTGCGTTGCTATCTCCGTACGGAAGAACCGGCTGACCCATCGCAATATCAGCACGACCGGGGCCTTCACGGTCAATGTGCCCGGCTGCCGCCATCTTGCCCAGGCCGACCTGATCGGGATGGTGTCCGGAGTTGTGGCCGACAAGTTTGCGACAACCGGCCTGACCGCTGTGAGCAGTGAACTGGTCAATGCCCCCTATGTACAGGAATTCCCCCTCAACCTCGAATGCCGCGTGCTGCACAGTAGTGACCTGGGCAGCCATACCCAGTTCATCGGCCTGATCTGTGATGTCAAGGCTGATGAAGCGGTGCTTGGCAGGCAGGGAGTGCCGCTTGCCGGGCTGGTACAGCCGGTCCTGGCCAGTGCCCCGGAACGCTCCTATTACACCCTTGGTCCGCAACTGGTCAGGACCGCGACCGCAGGCAAGGCCCTGCAGCCAGACCAGCCTGCTGTCTGATCAGCTACGAAATGTTAGGAATAGACTGCCATGCCCTTTAATCATTCAGACTGGATACGGCTTCCGTTAGCCTCATCAGCACTGTACCTTGCCCCGGGACAGCCTGCCTGGTTTGTTCCCACGGCAGAGGGGGATCGCCTGCTCTGCTCAGCGGCCTCCGGCGCTGTTCTGCAGGACAGTGACTCACAACTGTTTCTGCAGCGGCTGCCAAAAGGTACGCCGGCTGTCTATCCGGGCAGAGAACTGCTGCTGCCCAGGTCTCCCGCATTGCGGGAACTCTGGTTCCATGTCACCGACGCCTGCAACATGAGCTGCAGCCATTGTCTGTTCAGCGCCGGGCCGGGACACTACCGCCAACTGCCGCTTGATCAGCTGCTGCAGCATGCCGCCACCGCCTACGGATCGCTGGACTGCCGTCTGTTCGCCCTGACCGGCGGAGAGCCGCTGATGTATGACGGTTTCAGCCGGTTGATTGAAGGACTGCTGGAACATCAGGATGCTCAGTTGGTGATTTTGAGCAACGGCCTCCTGGCAGACCGGAAGCTTGATCCTGCCTGGCCCAGGGAGCGGATTCGCCTCCAGATCAGCCTTGACGGTTCACCTGAACAGCATGACGCCGTGCGGGGCAAGGGCAGTTTTGCGTTGCTGCAAAAACAGCTGCTGTTCCTCAAGGAAAACGGCTGGCAGTTTACCCTCAGCATGTGTCCGACACAGGCCAATCATCAGGATATCCCCTGGCTGGTTGACTTTGCTGCAGATATGGGGGCGGCAGCGGTTCATTACATGTGGTACTTCATCAGGGGCAGGGGCTCTGAGGAGCAGGCCGTTGCGCCGGTGCAGCTGCTGCCTTTGCTGGCCGCTGCCATGGAACGCTCTCACAGCAGAGGGGTGCCGATTGACAATCTTGAGGCGATCAGGCAGCGGATCTTCTCGCCGCCGGGCACGATCCATGACGGCAGCAGCGCCGGTGTTGAGTCGGCGGCCATCGGGCCTGACAACCGCCTCTATCCCACCGCAGCAACCGTCGGAGTCCGGCAGCTGTCAACCGCTCTGGAGGCAGGGCTTGCTGCAGCCTGGCAGCAAAGCGAGGTGCTGGCGGAGATACGCCGGACCACAGCAGCTTCGCTCAATACTCCCTGGCGCTACCTCCATGGCGGCGGAGACTTTGACCACAGCTATTTCCACGCTGGCAGCTACCAGGGGAGTGATCCCTACCAGCCCCTGATCGAATCGATCTCGCTGCTGCTGATTGAGCAGGCCGCCAATCGCTTGCCGGAACCGGCCGGAGCAGCCATCCGGCTGAAGATGGGTGAGCTGCTTGAGAACTGCAGCTCCCACGGACCGGTGGCCCTCTGCCAGAGCAACTGCCTGCTGCATGACACCCGGGACAGCCGTTCCGGGGTGAAGCAGTTCTATGCCGAGGCCGCAGGTGACCGTCGTGCCGATATCCTGAACCCGGTCTCCTATGCAGACCCGTTGTTAAGCCATATCCCGGCGGAATTCCGTTTTCGCGGCTACGGTTGCGGCAGCCCGATCCTGGATGCCGCCCTGCAGGCCGGTGAGCGGGTGGTTGATCTCGGCAGCGGCACCGGGGTGGAATGCTTTATCGCTGCCCGCCAGGTTGGTGCTGAAGGGCAGGTAACCGGGGTCGATATGCTGGACCCGATGCTGGCACTGGCCAATCGCGGTGCAGAGCAGGTGCGGGCCACGCTCGGTTTCGACAATCTGCGTTTTGTGAAGGGCTATCTGGAGGCGCTGCCCCTTGAGACAGGCAGCGTTGATGTGCTGGTCTCCAACTGCGTCTTGAACCTGTCGCCGGACAAACGGCGGACCTTTGCCGAGATCTGCCGCGTGCTGGCTCCGGGTGGCCGGATGGTTGTTGCGGATGTGGTCTGTGAAGATCAGCCACCGGCAGCCATCCTGAATGATGATGAGCTGCGCGGTGAATGCATTGCCGGTGCCATGACCCACAAGGATCTGGCCGGTATCGTCGCCGAAAGCGGTCTCTGGCGCTACCGGATCATCCGGCGGCTTCCCTACCGTACCGTCCAGGGCCATCCCTTTTATTCACTGACCTTCGTGGCTGAAAAGCCTGCTGGTCTGCATGACCTTTGCACGGAAAAGGTCATCTATCCCGGTCCGGCAGAGGCGTTGAAACTCTCCGGCCAGACCTGGCTCCGGGCCGGTCAACCGGCGTTGATTGCAAAGCAGGAGGCGGAGCTATTCGGGGATCAGCTCTGGAGAATCGATTCCTTCGGCTTTGTTGACAACGTGGCGATGTCCGGCGGTTCCTGTTGCTCCCAGCCGCCGGAGGCCCACCAGCAGTCTCAACCTGCCAAACCGGCGGAACCGCAGCACAGCTCCGGCTGCCTGGTCTGCAGTGCCCCGCTGGTCTATACGGCAGCACCCCAGGAAATGACCTGCCACTATTGCGGCGCAGGCGTCAGCAGCCACGCAGCCTGCCAGAACGGGCATTTTGTCTGCGACCTGTGCCATATCGGCGACAGCCTGCAGCGTCTGGAACAGCTCTGTAGCAACTCCGGCACGGCAAACCCGATGGAGCTGTTCTTACAGATCCGCAATCACCCCTCCTTTCCGCTCCACGGGCCGCAGTACCATGCCCTGGTGCCGGGGGTGTTTCTGGCTGCCCTGCGTAATGCCGGCCATCCGGTCAGCGATGAGCAGATCAGGACCGCCATCAGCCGCGGTGCGGAGGTGCCGGGCGGGAGCTGCGGTTTCATGGGGGTCTGCGGCGCTGCAAGCGGTATCGGCATCGCCTTCAGTGTGCTGCTGGAGGCAACTCCGCTCAAGGTCTCCCAGCGTCAGATCGTCCAGCAGGTGGTGCAGCAGGTGCTGGCAGATATCGCCTCCCAGCAGGCCGCCCGTTGCTGCCAGCGGGATTGCTGGCTGGCGCTGCGCCGTGGCCTCTTGCTGGCCGGTCAGATGTTTGCGCTGCCGCTGGAGGAGCTTAAGCCGCTTGCCTGCCGGCAGCTGGACCGGAATAGCGAATGTTCCGGCAACTCCTGTCCGCTCCATCCCGCATCGATCATGCAGATGCATTTATCAAATCTACAAGAGGTTTTATCAAAAGGATATATGCAGGTAGAACAGCTGATGCAGGTCGTGCTGCAACCGACTGATGTCACTTGATTAACTGGATGGCATGGAGGTTGCTCTGTCAGGTATGACAGCCATGAGCGGTTGTTTCTGTCCGTTCAGGGCAACCCGGCCTTCAGCTGCCGGACGGCCCACGGGGACGTGGAGCGCGTGACCAATTACCGAGGGGAAAGGAACCATCATGTTCAAAAGCAAATTTGAGGATAACGAGTTGACCATCCTCATAGAGGAGCCCGTTCAAAAGGAGCTCATGTTTCGTGGGATCAATCCGGTTGAAGTCTGTCGCCTGATCGAGAGTTTCTCCTCCAAGATCATGGCGTCCAAAAAGGATGAGCAGATTCAGATCACCAATGAAGATACCAAGGCCAGTCTGGCGCTGGATGTCAAATGGGAGACGGAAAACAAGGTGTCGGTCCAGGTCTCGATTGTCAACCTGGATGACCTGACCCTTCAGGAGAAGCCTAAATCCAAGGTGGATCTGGCGGATTTTCCGGCCGGGCCGCTTCCGTTTGATGCACCGGCAGAGCAGTAGGCCGGATTGCACGGGAGGCTATCTGCGTGCGTAATGCCGTTGTCATCTTTACCAAGGTCCCCTGCGCAGGAACGGCCAAAACGCGGCTGACCACTGAGCGGGGCGGTATCTTGAGCCAGGAGGAGGCAAAGGAGTTTTATCAGGCCTGCCTGCTGGATGTGCTTGAAAGCTGCCTGAAGGCCGACTGCTGCGACCTGTATATCTGTTATGACGCTGCAGGTGATGGCGCCTATCTGGAGCAGCTGGTGGAAACCGTTGCGCCAGCAGGGCGGGTCAGGGAACTCTTTCGTGACCAAGGCGAAAGCTTTGACAAAGGGATGCAGTATGCCGTGGATTGCATCCTGAAAAACGGTTCGCCGGAACGGCTGGCCGATGCCGTGGTGATCCTGGGCGGCGATATGCCGACGCTGCAGCCGCAGACGCTGCGGACGGCCTTCCAGCGGCTGGAGCAGCTGGCACGGCAGGACTCTGCGCTGGTGATCTCGGCTGATCAGGAGTGCGGCTTCAATATCATCGGCTACACCCACGGCACCCCCTTCAGGTTTGACGAGGTCTTTTACAACCGGCTCGGTGTCACGGCGCTGGATATGATCGCCATCAGGGCCGTGGAACAAGAGATTCCGGTCGCCCTGCTGGAGACCGTGCCGGATGTTGATCTGGTTCCGGACTTTGCCCACCTGCTGACCCTGTTGAAGACGATGCAACTGGCACACAGACATGACAGCAGCATGCAGCTGCCCCACAGGACCATCAATGTCTTGGCGGAACTGGGCTATGAGGCAGCAGCCTTTCCGGCCGCCGGTTAATCCAAAAACGGTAATGAGCCACAGAGGGTACGGAGAAACACAGAGAACTGTAAAGAAATCAGTCTTTAGCGTCTGCTCTCCGTAGGAATCAACCCGATGGTCGTATTTTCAGTTTTCCTCTGAGACCTCTGTGATCTCTGTGGCAACTGTTTTTGATAGGTTACTACGCTTACACACAACGAAAGGAAGGGAACAGCGATGAAAAAGACAAAATA
Above is a window of Trichlorobacter lovleyi SZ DNA encoding:
- a CDS encoding flavin reductase family protein; this encodes MKRSLGAATLSLPSPVWVIGSFDAQGRPNLMTVSWAGICCSDPPCVAISVRKNRLTHRNISTTGAFTVNVPGCRHLAQADLIGMVSGVVADKFATTGLTAVSSELVNAPYVQEFPLNLECRVLHSSDLGSHTQFIGLICDVKADEAVLGRQGVPLAGLVQPVLASAPERSYYTLGPQLVRTATAGKALQPDQPAV
- a CDS encoding TIGR04282 family arsenosugar biosynthesis glycosyltransferase — its product is MRNAVVIFTKVPCAGTAKTRLTTERGGILSQEEAKEFYQACLLDVLESCLKADCCDLYICYDAAGDGAYLEQLVETVAPAGRVRELFRDQGESFDKGMQYAVDCILKNGSPERLADAVVILGGDMPTLQPQTLRTAFQRLEQLARQDSALVISADQECGFNIIGYTHGTPFRFDEVFYNRLGVTALDMIAIRAVEQEIPVALLETVPDVDLVPDFAHLLTLLKTMQLAHRHDSSMQLPHRTINVLAELGYEAAAFPAAG
- a CDS encoding DUF5714 domain-containing protein, producing the protein MPFNHSDWIRLPLASSALYLAPGQPAWFVPTAEGDRLLCSAASGAVLQDSDSQLFLQRLPKGTPAVYPGRELLLPRSPALRELWFHVTDACNMSCSHCLFSAGPGHYRQLPLDQLLQHAATAYGSLDCRLFALTGGEPLMYDGFSRLIEGLLEHQDAQLVILSNGLLADRKLDPAWPRERIRLQISLDGSPEQHDAVRGKGSFALLQKQLLFLKENGWQFTLSMCPTQANHQDIPWLVDFAADMGAAAVHYMWYFIRGRGSEEQAVAPVQLLPLLAAAMERSHSRGVPIDNLEAIRQRIFSPPGTIHDGSSAGVESAAIGPDNRLYPTAATVGVRQLSTALEAGLAAAWQQSEVLAEIRRTTAASLNTPWRYLHGGGDFDHSYFHAGSYQGSDPYQPLIESISLLLIEQAANRLPEPAGAAIRLKMGELLENCSSHGPVALCQSNCLLHDTRDSRSGVKQFYAEAAGDRRADILNPVSYADPLLSHIPAEFRFRGYGCGSPILDAALQAGERVVDLGSGTGVECFIAARQVGAEGQVTGVDMLDPMLALANRGAEQVRATLGFDNLRFVKGYLEALPLETGSVDVLVSNCVLNLSPDKRRTFAEICRVLAPGGRMVVADVVCEDQPPAAILNDDELRGECIAGAMTHKDLAGIVAESGLWRYRIIRRLPYRTVQGHPFYSLTFVAEKPAGLHDLCTEKVIYPGPAEALKLSGQTWLRAGQPALIAKQEAELFGDQLWRIDSFGFVDNVAMSGGSCCSQPPEAHQQSQPAKPAEPQHSSGCLVCSAPLVYTAAPQEMTCHYCGAGVSSHAACQNGHFVCDLCHIGDSLQRLEQLCSNSGTANPMELFLQIRNHPSFPLHGPQYHALVPGVFLAALRNAGHPVSDEQIRTAISRGAEVPGGSCGFMGVCGAASGIGIAFSVLLEATPLKVSQRQIVQQVVQQVLADIASQQAARCCQRDCWLALRRGLLLAGQMFALPLEELKPLACRQLDRNSECSGNSCPLHPASIMQMHLSNLQEVLSKGYMQVEQLMQVVLQPTDVT